The Clostridioides sp. ES-S-0010-02 genome window below encodes:
- a CDS encoding TetR/AcrR family transcriptional regulator, with translation MPKSYSDKEREYIVKRLKEEASLCIEQYGIRKTTVDELVRRANIPKGTFYLFFKSKELLFFEVLRDIHDSIQNQMLYELKKLDDSVTYEQLTDIFMKFYKLVDDTSILNLLINGEFEILMRKLPDSIIEEHFKHDDFEISKMISYIPNAKNKSVENFSGAFRAVFLTMLYKHEVGENCFDDALRLMIRGLVIQLME, from the coding sequence ATGCCTAAATCATATTCTGATAAAGAAAGAGAATACATAGTTAAAAGACTTAAAGAAGAAGCTAGTTTGTGCATTGAGCAATATGGCATTAGAAAAACTACTGTTGATGAGCTTGTAAGACGAGCAAATATTCCAAAAGGAACTTTTTATCTGTTTTTTAAATCTAAAGAATTACTTTTTTTTGAAGTATTGAGAGATATACATGATTCAATACAAAATCAAATGTTATATGAATTAAAAAAACTTGATGACAGTGTTACATATGAGCAGTTGACAGATATATTTATGAAATTTTATAAGTTAGTTGATGATACTTCAATTTTAAATCTGTTAATTAATGGAGAATTTGAAATACTAATGCGAAAATTACCAGATTCTATAATTGAAGAACATTTTAAACATGATGATTTTGAAATTAGTAAGATGATATCTTATATTCCAAATGCAAAAAATAAAAGTGTAGAAAACTTTAGTGGTGCGTTTAGAGCAGTATTTCTTACTATGTTATACAAACATGAAGTTGGTGAGAATTGCTTTGATGATGCTTTAAGATTGATGATAAGAGGTCTAGTTATACAACTTATGGAATAA
- a CDS encoding ATPase — translation MTTTTKNRFYDFVQENLNKYVEVNSYFSSCPLYGEIIEADSLSITLCSRYIDESNPSLNETYTLYLPLSSIIAIRTI, via the coding sequence ATGACTACTACTACAAAAAATCGTTTTTATGATTTTGTTCAAGAAAACTTAAATAAATATGTTGAAGTAAATTCTTATTTTAGCAGTTGCCCTTTATATGGGGAAATTATAGAAGCAGACAGCTTATCAATTACACTTTGTTCAAGATATATAGACGAATCTAATCCATCTTTAAACGAGACTTACACACTATATTTACCACTTAGCTCTATAATAGCTATTAGAACTATATAA